TTCTTAGCATCTCCTGTGTGacaaggaggggtgggggggCTGCCCCCATTTCACGGAGACggaaacagaggttcagagacGGCCCTGAGTCACACAAGATCCGAGCCCAGGTCGCTGACCGCTACCGCAGAGCccccctctgcctggagcacctgcctcctctctcctcGTCCTTGGCAGCAGAAACTGGGTTTGCAGGTCATGAAGGAGGAAGCTTGTCCCATATACAGGGACTCAATTCTTATCCCAACTCCATGAGGCAGGGGCTGTTAGtatcctattttacaaatgaggagactgaggcccagagaagtcaaactacttgcccaagatcacatagcctGTAAGAGGCAGAGATGAGATTTGAACCCCGGCCATTTGGCTCCAGGGTTGTGCAGGCAGACGTGTGTGGGTCACTCACCTGTATTCGGCCCACTGGTGCCCGGCATCCGGCTGGCCCACGAACACATTCTCATAGTCGGGCGTGGAGGACCTGGGCAGGGTGCCCTCTGAGGGCTTGGGGCTGAGGCCTCGGCTACTGTACCTCGGCTGCCGGCCGGAGCTGGGCCTGGGACCACCCTGAGCAGCCTGTGTTTTGCCCAGGCCCTGGCTACTGGATGTCCAGCGTCTCCGGAGTCTCCAGGCCAGCACTGAGCCAGCAATGGCGAGCCCCAGAAGCAGGCTTCCACTGGCCACCAGTGCCCCAATGGTCACTGGGGCCAGGCCAGGGGGGCAGCTGCCCTCCAGGAAGGCGGAGGCATTGTGCCAGGTGCCGCTGTCTGCGTGCAGGCACTGCAGAGGTGGCTGGTCAGAGCAGTTGTCTTGCCGGAACTCGCGCCAGGATGCTAGGAAGCAGAGGCAGTCGGCCTTCAGGTCAAGGTCACAGCGTTCAGCCAGCGCCCTGTCCACACGGTCCAGAGGGTTGCGCGTTACGTCCAGGACCCTCAGCTTCCCCAGGTGGGCGAAGAACAGCAGCGGGAGCTCTTGCAGGCGGTTCCCCGACAGGTCGAGGATGCCCAGGCTGGGGGCCTGCAGAGACTGGTTCTGGGGCAGGCTCAGGCCTTGGCCACTGAAGTTCAGGCATGTGGCTGTGAACTCCTTGGTCCAGTCCACGACTCCCGAGGACACGTTGAACACGTCGCAGGACAGTCCCTGGCTGCCTGGATCCTGCAgcggcagcagcaacagcagcacccACGCCAGGGCGCCCCCCATTCAGGCAGCCTAGGTAGAGACACCGGAATGCAAGCCCCGACCTCAGCCTGTGGTCACCCTCGCCCTCACCACCTGTGTTTCTTGTTGTTATTCTTTTATAGCTCGGAGCAGCTCAGGAAGCTTCTGATATGCTGAAACGCAGCCCCTCGCTGGTCGGCTCTGGCCCCCAGCCTCAGTCTCTCCTTCCGGGGAATGGGTACATAACCCCAAATCCCGGGCTGGGAAGGCGAGGAGGAGACCCCGCCAGGTGACCCCCTTCCCCTTCCGCAGATGAGACCCTTCGGGCTTTGCCCATTTCCCCCACGCCCCCACCCCCCTCCGAAAAGTTCGGGGGCCCTCATTGGCCAAGACGGGGCCCTATGCAAATGAGAGGTTGCCCCGGAAACGGCCCCGCGCCGGGCCCCGCCAATTGTTTCCTCCAGAACTGCGCGCCGCTGGGAGTCCTGGGCCGGACTGGGGTGGGGGCTGCCGAAAGGGGCCCCCAGCTCTGATGTGCGGCCCCTGCACAGACCCGAGGCCCAGCGCCTCCGACCTACTTTTCTGGTCCCACCGCCACGCCTTTGCCTTGGCGGTGCTGGAAGGCTCCCGCGCGGGGGGCTGCGTGGCGGCTCACCTGGACGCGGGGCCGGAGCGGCGGGCACCCTCCGCGGCTCGGATCCGCTGTGGTCCCTGCCGCTCCTCAGGCTCTCCACCCAGCGACTCAGCGGGAAGAGGAACTGGTGTCCGGGTGGAGTGCAGAGGGGAAGAATGAAGAGGACACAGAGACCCGCCCCCCGGAAAGACCTCAAGGCCCAGAATTCtcacgggagggggaggggcggcccgctTCCCACTTGCTGGAACCCAATGACTACATGTCCCCCATTAACACCCCAACTGACCACTACCTCATCAACTCGCTTCCCAGTCTCAGCTCAGTTGACTCCCAACCCATGCGTTCATTTCTTCGTTCAACAAACATCACTCGTGCTGGGCCCCCAAGAGGCCTCAGTCCTGGCGGGGTTCTCCAGCAGCACCCACCCGGGCTTGGGAGAGGACAGAGCAGGACACAGACACCTCCAGCCCCATGGTGTCAGGCAGGGCACAGgaagggagaggatcctggaaggc
The Diceros bicornis minor isolate mBicDic1 chromosome 20, mDicBic1.mat.cur, whole genome shotgun sequence genome window above contains:
- the LRRC25 gene encoding leucine-rich repeat-containing protein 25, with product MGGALAWVLLLLLPLQDPGSQGLSCDVFNVSSGVVDWTKEFTATCLNFSGQGLSLPQNQSLQAPSLGILDLSGNRLQELPLLFFAHLGKLRVLDVTRNPLDRVDRALAERCDLDLKADCLCFLASWREFRQDNCSDQPPLQCLHADSGTWHNASAFLEGSCPPGLAPVTIGALVASGSLLLGLAIAGSVLAWRLRRRWTSSSQGLGKTQAAQGGPRPSSGRQPRYSSRGLSPKPSEGTLPRSSTPDYENVFVGQPDAGHQWAEYRAHPSEDSSFYMNYEGLDPASQPVYCNLQSLGRAPLGEEEYVIPGR